The Podarcis raffonei isolate rPodRaf1 chromosome 2, rPodRaf1.pri, whole genome shotgun sequence genome window below encodes:
- the PIK3R5 gene encoding phosphoinositide 3-kinase regulatory subunit 5 — translation MQHTTCTEDRIHHALERCLHGLSRSTFSASTWTAGLCLNCWSLQELVSRDAGNYLILLEKILQKTQEVQEKCNYDLFAPLALLFSSAVMCTPHFPSESDFLLRAMRTYRDFLTWPVPYCNICQELLTFISNELKAPGISFQRLVSAEQGLSAKSCESSIVTVLLLNPSEVDGEFLSVAEKLSTAEHSQHTVLVTLLEHIYQANFGTKCDLTRLREVLKLKPLEKLMEIFASTTEAQELAAATSNDLSMAKEQLESALLEIAKAAGLPEITGEVQPCKLHLIPIPVARCYTYRWDKDNFDILNEVLDKEGHFPKPVVLEDEEEEEEEADGYCPERTSLLTSLAAVSKESVYSVLSEVNPRDSQEPVLSALSKDSELLLASKNSLKTFVSSLKDYTDSGYVEDSDESSLELMGRLDPKEEKASPRHRYRLSNRIIKLFKSKSQLILGRELRDVSEVASLSLPLRRAESLYNPVVKERIPTRSRRAHSLPQHALSATLFQTRVPQNACVQRRPFLSCDEDTKVSTLRVVVFGSDRISGKVARAYSNLKSQESSCPWLTRYFKLQFYYVPVKRSGPTSSALTYPPPSPGDPHSRACGSMDPSLAGVESSTNDISVYIGMLDPWYERNVLGLMNLPTNVLCQQSAKPEGEPLEDTAEQLPILADMILYYCRFATRPVLLQVYQVELTFIGGQTRTEIFIHSLELGHSAATRAIRASGPGCKRLGIDGDREAIPLTLQIAYSKRAVSGRSRWNDIQKVCTTINLSKTCKKQEELDSKTECLTLTATEVIKRQSSKSKKSFNQQISVSQMKVDKVQIIGVNCSFAVCLDQDEKKILQSVTRCEVSACYKPKTSEPCIEENPCSLLPTQNSSDFCSLLCLPIATFSGALP, via the exons ATGCAGCACACGACGTGCACAGAGGACAGGATCCACCATGCACTGGAGAGGTGCCTTCATGGCCTCAGCAGAAGCACTTTCTCTGCTAGCACTTGGACTG CTGGGCTTTGTCTGAATTGTTGGAGTCTCCAGGAGTTGGTCAGTCGTGATGCAGGGAACTACCTCATCCTTCTGGAGAAAATCTTGCAAAAGACCCAAGAG GTCCAAGAGAAATGCAACTATGATCTCTTTGCTCCGCTGGCTCTGCTCTTCAGCTCAGCTGTCATGTGT ACACCACACTTTCCTTCAGAGTCAGATTTCCTTCTGAGAGCCATGAGGACTTACCGTGACTTCCTTACCTGGCCTGTGCCATACTGCAATATCTGCCAGGAGCTCCTGACCTTCATCAGCAATGAACTCAAAGCCCCAG GGATTTCATTTCAAAGGCTGGTTAGCGCAGAGCAGGGTCTGTCTGCAAAGAGCTGTGAGAGTTCCATTGT aacAGTCCTGTTGCTGAACCCTTCAGAGGTTGATGGGGAGTTTCTCTCAGTCGCTGAAAAGTTGAGCACGGCAGAGCACTCCCAGCACACGGTACTGGTGACACTCCTGGAGCACATCTACCAAGCTAACTTTGGGACCAAATGTGACCTGACAAGACTACGTGAAGTTCTCAAG ctgaaACCTTTAGAAAAGCTCATGGAGATATTTGCCAGCACCACAGAAGCTCAGGAGCTGGCAGCTGCCACCAGCAATGACCTTTCCATGGCTAAGGAGCAGCTAGAATCTGCTTTGCTGGAGATTGCAAAGGCAGCTGGGCTGCCTGAAATCACAG GGGAAGTCCAGCCTTGTAAGCTCCACCTGATCCCCATCCCAGTTGCCCGGTGTTACACCTACAGATGGGATAAGGATAACTTTG ACATCTTAAATGAGGTACTAGACAAAGAGGGGCACTTCCCAAAGCCTGTGGTTTtggaagatgaggaggaggaggaagaagaagctgatGGCTACTGTCCAGAAAGAACTTCTCTGTTGACTTCCCTGGCTGCTGTCTCCAAGGAATCTGTGTATTCCGTATTGTCGGAGGTCAATCCCCGTGACTCGCAGGAACCAGTCCTCTCCGCCCTTTCCAAAGACTCTGAGCTCTTGTTGGCCTCTAAAAACTCCTTGAAGACTTTTGTCTCCAGCCTGAAGGACTACACAGACAGTGGTTATGTGGAGGACAGTGATGAGAGCTCCCTTGAGCTAATGGGCCGCCTGGATCCAAAGGAGGAGAAGGCATCTCCCAGGCACCGGTATCGCCTGAGCAACAGGATAATCAAGCTGTTCAAGAGCAAGAGCCAGCTCATCCTGGGCAGGGAATTGCGGGACGTTTCTGAGGTGGCGTCGCtctcactgccgctgcgccgAGCCGAGAGCCTCTACAACCCCGTGGTCAAAGAGCGCATCCCCACACGCTCACGGCGTGCACACTCTCTGCCGCAGCATGCACTGAGCGCCACACTTTTCCAGACCCGTGTGCCGCAGAATGCCTGTGTCCAGCGCAGGCCCTTCCTGAGCTGCGACGAGGACACCAAGGTCTCAACGCTGCGGGTGGTCGTGTTTGGCTCTGACCGCATCTCTGGGAAAGTGGCCCGGGCTTACAGCAATCTTAA ATCTCAGGAAAGCAGCTGCCCCTGGCTAACTCGGTACTTCAAACTGCAGTTTTACTATGTCCCCGTGAAGAGGAGTGGCCCTACCTCATCTGCACTGACctaccctcctccttctccaggagATCCACATTCCCGTGCCTGTGGATCAATG GATCCTAGTTTGGCAGGGGTGGAGAGCAGCACAAACGATATCTCGGTCTACATTGGTATGCTGGATCCATGGTACGAGCGCAATGTTCTTGGGCTGATGAACCTTCCCACAAATGTTCTATGCCAG CAATCTGCCAAACCTGAGGGTGAGCCCCTAGAAGATACAGCAGAGCAGCTCCCCATCCTTGCTGACATGATCCTTTATTACTGTCGTTTTGCTACCCGCCCAGTGTTGCTGCAGGTCTATCAGGTAGAG CTCACCTTCATTGGAGGACAGACGAGGACAGAGATCTTCATCCACTCCCTAGAGCTGGGCCACTCAGCAGCCACACGGGCCATCAGAGCCTCAG GTCCAGGCTGCAAGCGACTGGGCATAGATGGAGACAGAGAAGCAATCCCACTAACACTACAGATCGCCTACAGCAAG AGAGCAGTCAGTGGACGGAGCCGCTGGAATGACATTCAGAAAGTCTGCACGACCATCAATCTCAGCAAGACCTGTAAGAAACAAGAAGAGCTTG ATTCAAAAACCGAATGCTTAACTCTCACTGCAACAGAGGTAATCAAGAGGCAGAGTTCCAAGTCCAAGAAGAGTTTCAATCAG CAAATCAGTGTGTCTCAGATGAAAGTGGACAAGGTCCAGATTATTGGGGTGAACTGTTCCTTTGCTGTGTGCCTGGACCAGGATGAGAAGAAAATTCTGCAGAGTGTCACCAG GTGTGAAGTCTCTGCATGCTACAAGCCCAAGACCAGTGAGCCCTGCATTGAGGAGAACCCCTGTTCACTTCTCCCTACCCAGAATTCCTCTGACTTCTGCTCTCTTCTCTGCTTACCCATTGCCACCTTCAGTGGGGCACTGCCCTAG